The Nocardia sp. NBC_01329 sequence ACCCGCAGATCGACCAGCGGATCACGCGAACGCAGTTCCCAGGCACCCCAGAGCAGCAGCAGTACGACCGCGGCGACGAACAGGGAGATCGTGGTGACGCTGGTCCAGCCCCAGCTCGCGCCCTTGGACACGGCCAGCAGCAGGCAGACCAGCGCAGCGCCCAGGCCGAGCGCGCCCAGGACGTCGAAGCGGCCGTGTCGGGCGCGCGGCGGGGTCGAGGGCACGACGAAGAAGATCAGGGCACCGGCCACCGCGGCCAGCACCGCGACACCCCAGAACAGGTACCGCCAGCTGCTGTATTCGACGACCGCGGCCGCCAGCGGCAAACCGAGCGCACCGCCGACACCGAGCGACGAACTGATCAGCGCGATGCCCGAGCCGAGCTTGGCCGGCGGCAGCAGATCGCGCAGGGCGGCGATACCGACCGGGATCAGGCCCACACCCATTCCCTGTAGACCGCGCCCGATCAGCATCGGCAACAGCGACGAGGACACGGCACAGATCACCGAGCCGATCACGAGTGGGACCACCGATCCCACCAGGACGGGCCGCTTGCCGAGGAGGTCACCGAGTCGGCCCGCGACCGGGGTCGTCACCGCGCCGGCCAGCAAGCTCGCGGTCACCACCCAGGTCGCGTTCGAGGGTTCGGTGTCCAGGATCTCCGGTAGCTGCCCGAGCAACGGCATCACCAGGGTCTGCGTCAACGACGCCACGATCCCGGCGAATGCGAGCACCGCCAGTACCGCCGCGGGGCGGACGACGGGTTCGGGTTTGGTCACGAGCGTGCTCCTCGATAAGTGAACGATCGACCGATGTGCATAATACACATAACATGCATGATGCAATCTAACCAATTCGCCGAGGTAAACAATCCGCCACTGGCCGGCACACGCCGACCCGCGCGTTTCGAACCGGATCGGCTCGGATACTGCACCATTGGGGTGATGCAGTACACGCTCGCCGATCTCCTACCGTCCGTCGCCGCGTCGTTCGGGGTGCAAACACCCGGCCCGCTGCCCCTCCCACCCAACCGCGACGTTGTGGTGTTGCTGATCGACGGGTTGGGTGCCGAACTCCTCACCCGGCACCACGAGATCGCGCCCACCCTGGCAGCCCATATCTCCACCACGCTCACCGCCGGATTCCCGGCGACCACCGCGTCCAGCATCACCAGCCTGGCTCTCGGCGCTCCCTGCTCCGCGCACGGCATCGTCGGCTACAGCTTCGCCGTTCCAGATGAGGGCGGCGTCCGGTTGTTCAACTCGCTGCGCTGGCGGTTCGACTCCGCCACCGGCGACGACGCCCGCGACCCGTATCCCCCCGAAACAGCACAGCCGAGGACGAGCCGCGTACAAGACCTCGCCGCACACGGGGTGGAGGTGCACTACGTGATCCCCGAGTACCAGAGTCGCTCCGGCCTGACCCGGGCCTCCTTCCGCGCCCCGGGCATCCTGCATCCCGCCACCACTCTCGCCGAGGTGCGGGCCGGAATCCTCGCGGTCGCCGGCCATCCGGACACCCGGTCGCGGTTCGCCTACGCCTATTTCCCGGATCTCGATTCGACCGGGCACCTGCACGGGCCGGAATCGACGGAGGCACTGGCGGTGCTACGGGAGATCGACGCGTTCGTGGCCGATCTGCTCACCGATCTGCCG is a genomic window containing:
- a CDS encoding alkaline phosphatase family protein; its protein translation is MQYTLADLLPSVAASFGVQTPGPLPLPPNRDVVVLLIDGLGAELLTRHHEIAPTLAAHISTTLTAGFPATTASSITSLALGAPCSAHGIVGYSFAVPDEGGVRLFNSLRWRFDSATGDDARDPYPPETAQPRTSRVQDLAAHGVEVHYVIPEYQSRSGLTRASFRAPGILHPATTLAEVRAGILAVAGHPDTRSRFAYAYFPDLDSTGHLHGPESTEALAVLREIDAFVADLLTDLPGTCTLLITGDHGMIHADNVIDIDAREALHRGVRLVAGEARVRHIYLEDPAASADALDTWRAELSVHACVASREQALDEHWFGRTPPNPVITHRIGDLLAVAEGRTVLVRPDSEPLESAMVGHHGARTPDEQLVPLISSH